In one Spirosoma rigui genomic region, the following are encoded:
- a CDS encoding phytanoyl-CoA dioxygenase family protein produces the protein MQLLDTPYQLSAEQIDFYQRNRFIKLKNVFDGETLAYYTDVITRQVESMNTVTTKLDERDTYGKAFLQLFNLWRENSDVKTFVFGKRLAKIAADLMQVAGVRMYHDQALFKEGGGGITPWHADQYYWPLSSDKTITAWIPLQETPLPLGPLEFSAGSHQIVEGRELKIGDDSEKLIAEKLRVTDFEHVIEPFELGEVSFHSGWVFHRAGANETDQVRKVMTIIYMDKDMVLQQPANKNQENDWHTWCPGARVGEVIDTELNPVLY, from the coding sequence ATGCAACTCCTCGATACACCGTATCAGCTCAGTGCTGAGCAAATCGATTTCTACCAGAGAAACCGGTTCATTAAACTCAAAAATGTCTTCGACGGCGAGACGCTGGCATACTATACCGACGTCATTACCCGGCAGGTCGAATCGATGAATACTGTCACCACCAAACTCGATGAGCGCGATACCTACGGTAAAGCCTTTCTCCAGTTATTTAACCTGTGGCGGGAAAATAGCGATGTCAAAACCTTCGTGTTCGGTAAACGGCTGGCTAAAATTGCCGCCGACCTGATGCAGGTAGCGGGCGTACGTATGTACCACGATCAGGCCTTGTTTAAAGAAGGGGGCGGGGGCATAACGCCCTGGCATGCCGACCAGTACTACTGGCCGCTCAGCAGCGATAAAACGATCACGGCCTGGATTCCGCTGCAGGAAACGCCCCTGCCGCTGGGTCCGCTGGAATTTAGTGCCGGTAGCCACCAGATCGTGGAAGGACGTGAGTTGAAAATTGGCGATGACAGCGAAAAACTTATTGCCGAAAAATTACGTGTGACTGACTTTGAGCACGTTATCGAGCCGTTTGAGCTGGGTGAAGTAAGCTTTCATTCCGGCTGGGTATTTCACCGGGCCGGTGCGAATGAAACCGACCAGGTGCGCAAAGTGATGACAATCATTTACATGGACAAGGATATGGTGCTTCAGCAGCCGGCCAACAAAAATCAGGAGAACGACTGGCACACCTGGTGTCCCGGTGCCCGGGTTGGCGAGGTCATCGACACCGAACTGAATCCGGTTTTGTACTGA
- a CDS encoding AraC family transcriptional regulator, protein MRPELEPGISNAADASFKAFRLVQPAFKSHWHYHPELELVYFARGRGMRFIGDDIALYQEGDLFLIGENLPHTFVSYPEESTPLVDAYCLQFSRHLFSPFAECQPLQHLFDAARRGLFITTPGEDLIEKIRQVATTTGIPALAGLLDLLGSLCQETEPTPILQQTYQRHAVLSDTTSRIRVAIDYINAHYQHPITLAEMANTCHFSPNAFCRWFKQHMGLTFIDYLNKVRLTHVCQLLISTDLSIGQIAVQTGFDNISTLNRLFQHKLHSSPRRYRGQHGF, encoded by the coding sequence ATGAGACCCGAACTGGAACCCGGTATTTCGAACGCAGCGGATGCTTCGTTCAAGGCTTTTCGATTAGTTCAGCCAGCCTTTAAATCCCACTGGCACTATCATCCTGAACTGGAACTGGTGTATTTTGCCCGGGGCCGGGGCATGCGGTTTATTGGCGACGACATCGCTTTGTACCAGGAAGGCGATCTGTTCCTGATTGGTGAAAACCTGCCTCACACCTTTGTGAGTTACCCCGAGGAGTCCACACCACTCGTCGACGCTTACTGTCTGCAGTTTTCCAGACACCTGTTTAGTCCTTTTGCCGAATGCCAACCGTTACAGCACCTATTCGACGCGGCCCGGCGGGGACTCTTCATAACTACGCCGGGGGAGGACCTAATCGAAAAAATCAGGCAGGTTGCAACAACCACCGGGATACCGGCCCTCGCCGGCCTTCTCGACCTGCTTGGCTCCCTGTGTCAGGAAACGGAACCGACCCCGATACTCCAGCAAACGTACCAGCGTCACGCCGTGCTGTCGGATACCACCTCCCGAATTCGCGTGGCTATCGATTACATCAACGCCCATTACCAGCACCCCATCACGCTGGCTGAGATGGCCAATACATGCCATTTCTCACCCAATGCCTTTTGTCGGTGGTTCAAGCAGCACATGGGGCTCACGTTCATCGACTACCTCAACAAAGTCCGTTTAACGCACGTTTGCCAGTTGCTGATCTCAACCGATCTGAGTATCGGTCAGATTGCCGTCCAAACGGGATTCGACAACATCAGTACGCTTAACCGGCTATTTCAGCACAAACTCCACAGCTCTCCACGGCGCTACCGGGGACAGCATGGTTTCTAG
- a CDS encoding sigma-54-dependent transcriptional regulator, with amino-acid sequence MAATLLLIDDESRLRQLLARILQLEGYTVLEAENARAGLRTLERETVHVIICDVKLPDGNGVELTTRFKQLAPATEVIVLTAYGTIADGVLAIQNGAFDYITKGDDNDRIIPLVSRAVDKATLQFRVRQLEEQVGKQHRFESIIGHSPAIQQAVALARRVAVTDTTVLLTGETGTGKEVFAQAIHTASLRRKGPFVAINCGALGKDILESELFGHRAGAFTGASRDQKGLFAEADKGTIFLDEIGEMPLDLQAKLLRVLETHEFLRVGDTKPTRTDVRVIAATNRSLEAEATANHFRLDLYYRLSVFSIQLPPLRDRRDDIPELAELFARQDAGKVGRRVVQLSPGFVQKLKRHPWKGNIRELKNVIERAVILSDTGRDGVTELTPDLLPYEMQDGIVSTDPNAIVDLATLERQHIGRVLRHTGGNKTESARLLGIGLTTLYRKLAEYGLEA; translated from the coding sequence GTGGCTGCTACGCTACTTCTTATCGACGACGAATCCCGGCTTCGGCAGCTACTGGCCCGGATTTTACAGCTTGAAGGCTATACCGTCCTGGAAGCCGAGAATGCTCGTGCCGGCCTCAGAACGCTGGAGCGGGAAACGGTCCACGTCATCATCTGCGATGTTAAACTGCCCGATGGTAACGGGGTAGAACTGACCACGCGGTTTAAACAGCTCGCTCCCGCTACTGAAGTCATCGTCCTGACGGCCTATGGAACCATTGCCGATGGGGTGCTGGCCATTCAGAATGGCGCTTTCGATTACATCACCAAAGGCGATGACAACGACCGGATTATCCCTCTGGTGAGCCGGGCGGTTGACAAAGCTACCCTGCAATTCCGGGTGCGGCAGCTGGAAGAGCAGGTTGGCAAACAGCATCGATTCGAGAGTATTATCGGTCACTCCCCCGCCATTCAGCAGGCGGTGGCGCTGGCCCGTCGGGTGGCGGTAACCGATACGACCGTGTTGCTGACGGGCGAAACGGGTACGGGAAAGGAAGTTTTTGCGCAGGCCATCCATACGGCCAGTCTGCGCCGGAAAGGGCCGTTTGTGGCCATCAACTGCGGAGCGCTGGGAAAAGATATTCTGGAAAGCGAGTTGTTCGGACATCGGGCGGGGGCGTTTACGGGCGCCAGCCGCGATCAGAAAGGCTTGTTTGCCGAAGCCGACAAAGGCACCATTTTCCTGGACGAGATTGGCGAAATGCCCCTCGACCTGCAAGCCAAACTGCTCCGGGTGCTGGAAACCCACGAGTTTCTGCGCGTGGGCGACACCAAACCGACCCGTACGGACGTGCGCGTTATTGCGGCTACCAACCGGAGTCTGGAAGCGGAAGCTACCGCCAATCATTTCCGGCTGGACCTCTACTACCGGCTTTCAGTGTTCAGCATTCAGTTGCCGCCCCTGCGCGACCGGCGCGACGACATTCCCGAACTGGCCGAACTGTTTGCCCGGCAGGATGCCGGGAAAGTGGGTCGGCGGGTTGTGCAGCTAAGTCCGGGATTTGTGCAGAAGCTGAAGCGGCACCCCTGGAAGGGTAACATTCGCGAACTGAAGAACGTAATTGAGCGAGCCGTAATCTTGTCGGATACCGGTAGAGATGGCGTAACCGAGCTAACCCCCGACCTGTTACCCTATGAGATGCAGGATGGTATAGTCTCTACCGATCCCAATGCCATTGTCGACCTGGCCACGCTCGAACGGCAGCATATTGGCCGGGTACTGCGCCACACGGGTGGCAACAAAACCGAGTCGGCCCGCCTGCTGGGCATCGGTTTGACAACGCTGTACCGCAAACTGGCCGAATACGGCCTGGAAGCGTAA
- the pgmB gene encoding beta-phosphoglucomutase, with amino-acid sequence MPIKAFLFDLDGVIVDTAIYHYQAWKRLANELGFDISEEFNEQLKGVSRTDSLDLILAHGNLTLPDEEKAQLATQKNEWYLELVSRMTSDDILPGVAQFFSQVHKANLKTALGSVSKNAPLILERIGMSDVFDAVIDGNKISKGKPDPEVFTKGADELGVSPAECVVFEDAVAGVEAGKRGGMFVVGIGSPDVLTQADMVAPSLQELTVDEVLATSNR; translated from the coding sequence ATGCCTATCAAGGCTTTTTTATTCGATCTCGATGGTGTCATTGTCGACACCGCTATATACCATTACCAGGCGTGGAAGCGCCTGGCCAACGAACTGGGTTTCGACATTTCGGAAGAGTTCAACGAGCAGCTCAAAGGCGTGAGCCGTACCGATTCGCTCGACCTTATTCTGGCCCACGGCAACCTGACGCTGCCCGACGAAGAAAAAGCGCAGCTGGCTACCCAGAAAAACGAATGGTACCTGGAGCTCGTCAGCCGTATGACGTCCGATGATATTTTGCCTGGCGTAGCGCAGTTTTTCTCGCAGGTGCACAAGGCTAACCTGAAAACAGCCCTTGGCTCGGTCAGTAAGAATGCGCCCCTGATTCTGGAGCGTATCGGTATGTCGGACGTGTTCGACGCGGTCATCGACGGTAACAAGATCAGCAAGGGTAAACCCGACCCGGAAGTGTTTACGAAAGGGGCCGACGAACTGGGTGTATCCCCCGCCGAATGCGTCGTTTTCGAAGATGCCGTGGCCGGTGTCGAAGCCGGTAAACGGGGTGGCATGTTCGTGGTGGGAATTGGGTCGCCCGACGTACTGACACAGGCCGATATGGTGGCGCCGTCGCTGCAGGAACTGACGGTTGACGAGGTACTGGCGACGAGTAACCGATAA
- a CDS encoding glycoside hydrolase family 13 protein gives MKRILFLLLSLALAGGAVQAQTAEIKRVNPTNWWVGMKNPTLQLLVYGPNAGTLTYTVNYPGVKLVKAHTVENPNYAFLDLTIAASAKPGTLNLVGKRGSQTLTQPFVLKARSREPKGQGVTAADFIYLAMPDRFVNGDQSNDKFADMADPNADRANPFYRHGGDLAGASQRLDYLKDLGVTAIWFTPVLENNQPLTNEGGVMRSAYHGYGFTDHYTVDKRLGGNDAYKAFVQRAHAAGLKVVQDAVYNHCGINHWILKDLPMKSWLHQWPTYTNTSYKYQPITDPHGAESDRRVTLDGWFVPFLPDLNQSNPYVANFLIQHALWSVENFGIDAWRIDTYMYNDQPFMNRCNAALMNEYPAIHIFGESWVNNVVDQAYYTRNTINFPFKSNQPGGLDFVVYSAMLDALKQKFSWDDGVNRFYQALAQDAVYVDPTKLVTFLDNHDTDRYLSVIGEDLDKYKIGLTWLLTTRGIPSMYYGTEILMKNFKDPSDAEVRRDFPGGFPGDKENKFEAAGRNDRENNAFQFVRKLATYRRDNPVLHTGKLMQFLPQEGTYVYFRYDGSKTVMVATNTNDKEIVLDTARFAERMTGFSSARNVLTDTSIGDLKAIKLPAKTALVLELKK, from the coding sequence ATGAAACGAATTCTTTTTCTGCTGCTTTCCCTGGCATTGGCAGGCGGGGCAGTACAGGCGCAAACCGCTGAAATCAAGCGGGTCAATCCCACAAACTGGTGGGTCGGCATGAAAAATCCGACGCTGCAGTTGCTCGTCTACGGCCCCAACGCCGGCACGCTCACCTATACCGTTAACTACCCGGGGGTGAAGCTGGTCAAGGCCCATACGGTCGAAAACCCGAATTACGCCTTTCTCGATCTGACCATTGCCGCTTCCGCTAAGCCCGGTACCCTCAACCTGGTGGGGAAAAGAGGAAGCCAGACTCTCACGCAGCCGTTTGTGCTGAAAGCCCGGAGCCGTGAGCCGAAAGGGCAGGGGGTTACCGCAGCCGATTTTATTTACCTGGCGATGCCGGACCGCTTTGTCAACGGCGATCAAAGCAATGACAAATTTGCTGACATGGCCGATCCTAACGCCGACCGGGCCAATCCGTTCTATCGGCACGGGGGCGACCTGGCCGGGGCCAGCCAGCGGCTCGATTACCTGAAAGATCTTGGCGTAACAGCCATCTGGTTCACCCCCGTACTGGAAAACAACCAGCCACTTACCAACGAGGGTGGCGTGATGCGCTCGGCTTACCATGGCTACGGTTTTACCGACCACTATACCGTTGACAAGCGATTGGGCGGCAACGATGCCTACAAAGCATTTGTGCAGCGCGCCCACGCGGCCGGGTTAAAGGTAGTGCAGGATGCCGTTTATAACCACTGCGGCATTAACCACTGGATACTGAAAGACCTGCCGATGAAAAGCTGGCTGCACCAGTGGCCAACCTATACCAATACGTCCTATAAATACCAGCCCATTACCGACCCCCACGGGGCCGAAAGCGACCGGCGCGTAACCCTCGACGGCTGGTTTGTGCCGTTCCTGCCCGACCTGAACCAGAGCAATCCCTACGTAGCCAACTTCCTGATTCAGCACGCCCTCTGGTCGGTTGAGAATTTCGGGATCGACGCGTGGCGGATCGATACGTACATGTACAACGACCAGCCGTTCATGAATCGCTGCAACGCGGCTCTGATGAACGAATACCCGGCCATTCACATCTTCGGTGAATCATGGGTCAACAATGTGGTCGACCAGGCGTACTACACCCGCAACACCATTAACTTTCCGTTCAAGTCGAACCAGCCGGGTGGACTCGATTTTGTGGTTTACTCAGCCATGCTCGACGCGCTCAAACAGAAATTCTCGTGGGACGATGGGGTGAATCGGTTCTATCAGGCGCTGGCGCAGGATGCCGTTTACGTTGATCCCACCAAACTCGTTACCTTCCTCGACAATCACGATACCGACCGTTACCTGTCGGTCATTGGTGAGGACCTGGACAAGTACAAGATTGGCCTGACGTGGCTACTGACTACGCGGGGTATCCCGAGCATGTACTACGGTACCGAGATCCTGATGAAGAACTTCAAAGATCCGTCGGATGCCGAAGTGCGACGTGATTTCCCCGGCGGCTTCCCCGGCGACAAGGAAAACAAGTTCGAAGCGGCTGGCCGTAACGACCGGGAGAACAACGCCTTCCAGTTTGTTCGGAAGCTGGCTACTTACCGGCGCGACAATCCAGTGTTGCACACGGGAAAACTCATGCAGTTTTTGCCCCAGGAGGGCACCTACGTTTATTTTCGGTATGACGGCAGCAAAACTGTGATGGTTGCTACCAATACGAACGACAAGGAAATTGTGCTCGATACGGCCCGGTTCGCGGAACGAATGACCGGCTTTTCGTCGGCCCGAAATGTGCTGACCGACACCTCCATCGGTGATCTGAAAGCCATCAAGCTCCCGGCGAAAACAGCACTGGTGCTGGAACTGAAAAAATAA
- a CDS encoding alpha-amylase family protein produces the protein MNTTTAVPVMDKLIIYQIFTRLFGNTNTTNKTNGSRDENGVGTLADINDAALQSIRQFGASHVWYTGVIEHATQTNYAAYGIHPDDPAVVKGKAGSPYAVKDYYDIDPDLAVSVPDRMAEFESLVQRTHAHGLKVIIDFIPNHVARQYGSDVKPAGVTDLGENDDTTVSFAPDNNFYYLPGQRFVAPGSGGSTLHEYPAKVTGSGSITATPDSNDWYETVKLNYGINVFDGSRHFDPAPATWHQMLDILLFWSAKGVDGFRCDMAQLVPVEFWTWAISRVKQRYPRMIFIAEIYEPHLYRSYIFEGGFDYLYDKVGLYDAARRLMEGHGSCYELTQVWQRESGDFANHMLRFLETHDEQRIASRFFTNDPWAAVPAMTLTATMHTGPYLLYFGQEIGVRAEGSEGFSGDDGRTTIFDYWGLPDWQNWINGGAYDGAALTDDQRDLRAFYQQLNHLVNGSDAVQNGYFYDLQYANDAGQSEGYDAHQLYSYFRYTDRQKLLIVCNFSNHTTYETTIRIPRHAFETMGLDPFRTFLFTDIFLATSQQEVVGRAGVPVTLPPRGVRVMEIK, from the coding sequence ATGAATACAACGACTGCAGTACCCGTAATGGACAAGCTGATTATCTACCAGATCTTCACCCGGCTCTTCGGCAATACGAATACAACCAACAAAACAAACGGCTCGCGCGACGAAAACGGAGTGGGTACGCTGGCCGATATCAACGATGCAGCCCTGCAGTCGATCCGGCAGTTTGGTGCATCCCACGTCTGGTATACGGGTGTTATCGAGCATGCTACCCAGACCAATTACGCTGCCTACGGTATTCATCCCGACGATCCGGCGGTGGTAAAGGGCAAGGCGGGATCGCCCTACGCGGTTAAGGATTATTACGATATCGACCCCGACCTGGCCGTCAGTGTTCCCGACCGCATGGCGGAGTTCGAATCCCTCGTGCAGCGAACCCATGCCCACGGCCTGAAAGTTATTATCGACTTCATTCCCAACCACGTAGCCCGGCAGTACGGATCCGACGTGAAACCGGCCGGGGTAACCGATCTGGGCGAGAACGATGACACAACGGTCAGTTTCGCACCCGATAACAATTTTTACTACCTGCCCGGCCAACGCTTCGTGGCGCCCGGTAGCGGGGGCAGCACGTTACACGAATACCCGGCCAAGGTGACTGGCAGCGGCTCCATCACGGCAACGCCCGACAGCAACGACTGGTACGAAACCGTTAAGCTCAACTACGGAATCAACGTATTCGACGGCAGCCGTCACTTCGATCCGGCACCGGCAACCTGGCACCAGATGCTCGACATCCTGCTGTTCTGGTCGGCCAAAGGGGTCGATGGATTCCGGTGCGATATGGCGCAGCTGGTGCCCGTCGAATTCTGGACCTGGGCTATCAGCCGGGTTAAGCAGCGGTATCCACGGATGATCTTTATCGCCGAAATCTACGAACCTCACCTCTATCGGTCTTACATTTTCGAAGGTGGGTTCGACTACCTCTACGACAAAGTAGGCCTGTACGACGCTGCCCGCCGACTCATGGAAGGACACGGCTCCTGCTACGAACTGACCCAGGTATGGCAACGCGAATCCGGCGATTTCGCCAACCACATGCTGCGTTTTCTGGAAACCCACGACGAGCAGCGTATTGCCTCCCGGTTTTTCACCAATGATCCGTGGGCAGCGGTCCCGGCCATGACGCTCACCGCCACTATGCACACCGGCCCGTATCTGCTGTATTTCGGGCAGGAGATCGGCGTGCGGGCGGAAGGCAGTGAGGGATTCAGTGGCGACGATGGACGCACAACTATTTTCGATTACTGGGGCCTGCCCGATTGGCAGAACTGGATCAATGGCGGAGCGTATGACGGAGCCGCCCTGACCGACGACCAGCGCGACCTGCGGGCTTTTTATCAGCAGCTTAACCACCTCGTCAACGGGTCTGATGCTGTGCAGAACGGCTATTTCTACGACCTCCAGTACGCAAATGATGCCGGTCAGAGCGAGGGCTACGACGCGCATCAGCTCTACAGTTACTTTCGCTACACTGATCGTCAGAAGTTACTGATTGTGTGTAATTTCTCTAACCATACCACCTACGAAACCACCATCCGTATTCCCCGCCACGCGTTTGAAACCATGGGGCTGGACCCGTTCCGAACGTTTCTGTTCACGGACATATTCCTGGCTACCAGCCAGCAGGAAGTCGTTGGACGCGCGGGGGTTCCGGTCACGTTGCCCCCGCGCGGGGTCCGTGTGATGGAGATTAAATGA
- a CDS encoding N-acetylmuramoyl-L-alanine amidase-like domain-containing protein, translating to MTGKFTVLLILFSTVAGWAQPPAPTDLRQLNIVAGKTPTETAVAIGRQFLGKPYVPHTLDVNPAEQLIVNVREFDCTTYLETVLALSLASHDTPDKVNGPQFEQSFRSYLTKLRYRNGKIDGYASRLHYFSDWLRDNERKGLLTDVTGELTGSMSVAKPVSYMTTATYRYPQLSDPATFKQVQLAEASLNQQSFTFIPKKNMRLAESQLREGDIIMLTSARPGLDMKHVGLAVKQPSGRIHLMHASSEQGEVVITPYPLSDYVLWHKHLSGIRVARLRGNGVLTAVDLP from the coding sequence ATGACAGGAAAATTTACAGTACTACTCATTCTTTTCAGTACAGTGGCCGGTTGGGCCCAGCCCCCCGCTCCCACTGATCTTCGTCAACTGAACATTGTGGCCGGCAAAACCCCGACAGAAACCGCCGTTGCCATTGGGCGGCAGTTTCTGGGCAAGCCCTACGTTCCGCATACGCTCGATGTCAACCCCGCGGAGCAGCTTATTGTGAACGTGCGGGAGTTCGACTGTACTACGTATCTGGAAACGGTGCTGGCGCTTTCACTGGCCTCGCATGACACGCCCGATAAAGTCAACGGCCCCCAATTTGAGCAATCATTTCGGTCATATCTAACCAAGCTACGGTACCGTAATGGTAAAATTGATGGCTACGCCAGTCGTTTGCACTACTTCTCGGACTGGCTTCGCGACAACGAGCGCAAGGGGTTGCTGACCGATGTAACGGGTGAACTGACGGGTAGTATGTCGGTAGCCAAACCCGTCTCGTACATGACAACGGCCACCTACCGGTATCCCCAGTTGAGCGACCCGGCCACGTTCAAACAAGTGCAGCTGGCCGAAGCATCGTTGAATCAGCAGTCGTTTACGTTCATTCCCAAGAAAAATATGCGGCTGGCCGAGAGCCAGCTTCGGGAGGGCGATATTATCATGCTCACGTCGGCGCGGCCGGGTCTGGATATGAAACACGTTGGACTCGCCGTGAAGCAACCCAGCGGCCGGATTCATCTGATGCACGCGTCGTCCGAACAGGGCGAAGTCGTTATTACTCCTTATCCCCTCAGCGACTACGTGCTCTGGCACAAACACCTCTCGGGCATCCGGGTGGCGCGCCTGCGGGGCAACGGTGTGCTGACGGCAGTTGATTTGCCGTAG
- a CDS encoding capsule assembly Wzi family protein codes for MKQIYLLSTLLCVAYGSPGQSTGQHQAYVEAGGLAASTDRTPFWLRANQFGTVPYRAPIGTVRAGVGGSIALTDTVQNARSRAWLLRYGAEAVGNVGKDNQFVLPEYYIRLMHRRIQLTIGRRREVVGLVDSSLTSGSYAWSGNALPIPGIQFGTRGFAPLGRRQWLAVNAFIGHGMFANTSFMQHSFLHQKSVILRVGKPTSPVHVYAGINHNAQWGGQSAYLDPRIAVNGQLPGQLRDFPNVLFSIRTGGINNPRITSFDYINMYGNHVGSTDVGLDIQLPAAKLLLYHQHSFDDASGVMFQNFPDGLTGFRLQPRTGNRAGFRLNAFLVEFLSTLNQSGPTFYQANTHTKGADNYFNNGQYQEGWTYKEHVIGTPFITRREDIKPAYRNTAGWAIVNNRVQLLHVGMQATVANRISLRTKVSYSRNYGLTDAPLAGTPAQWSTLLQMGMPIDWLGGVALTASVAADYGQLFTNSIGTYVGLRKAVWTR; via the coding sequence ATGAAACAAATCTACTTGCTCAGTACACTCCTGTGCGTCGCTTATGGCTCACCCGGCCAGTCGACAGGCCAGCATCAAGCGTATGTTGAGGCCGGCGGTCTGGCTGCATCAACGGATCGAACCCCCTTCTGGCTGCGGGCCAATCAATTTGGAACAGTTCCCTACAGAGCTCCCATCGGCACGGTGCGAGCGGGCGTTGGCGGCTCCATTGCGCTGACCGATACGGTTCAAAATGCCCGCAGCCGCGCCTGGCTACTTCGCTACGGTGCCGAAGCCGTTGGCAATGTCGGCAAAGACAACCAGTTCGTACTACCCGAGTATTACATCCGGTTGATGCACCGACGGATTCAGCTGACAATTGGCCGCCGACGCGAGGTAGTTGGCCTTGTTGACAGTAGCCTGACATCCGGTTCCTACGCCTGGTCGGGTAATGCTTTACCAATTCCCGGCATTCAGTTTGGTACGCGCGGATTCGCGCCCCTGGGCCGTCGTCAGTGGCTGGCCGTCAACGCATTCATAGGGCATGGTATGTTTGCCAATACCAGCTTCATGCAGCATTCGTTTCTGCATCAGAAATCGGTGATCCTGCGGGTAGGCAAACCCACCTCGCCTGTACACGTCTACGCGGGTATCAACCACAACGCGCAGTGGGGCGGTCAGTCGGCCTATCTGGACCCCCGCATTGCGGTTAATGGTCAACTACCCGGACAGTTACGCGACTTTCCCAACGTGCTTTTCTCGATCCGGACGGGCGGTATCAATAATCCACGGATTACGTCCTTCGATTACATAAACATGTATGGAAACCACGTGGGCAGCACCGACGTAGGACTGGATATTCAATTACCGGCGGCCAAACTGCTGTTATACCACCAGCACAGCTTCGACGATGCGTCGGGCGTCATGTTTCAGAACTTTCCTGATGGCCTGACCGGGTTTCGACTACAGCCCCGGACCGGTAACCGTGCCGGATTTAGGCTCAATGCCTTCCTGGTTGAGTTTTTGTCGACCCTGAACCAGAGTGGACCAACCTTTTACCAGGCCAACACACACACCAAAGGGGCTGATAATTACTTTAACAATGGCCAGTATCAGGAAGGCTGGACCTATAAAGAGCACGTGATTGGTACACCTTTTATAACCCGCCGAGAGGATATCAAGCCCGCCTACCGAAACACCGCTGGCTGGGCAATTGTCAACAACCGCGTTCAGCTGCTTCACGTGGGGATGCAGGCTACCGTAGCGAACCGGATTTCTTTACGCACCAAAGTATCCTACAGTCGAAATTATGGACTTACGGATGCACCGCTGGCAGGAACGCCTGCGCAATGGTCAACCTTACTTCAGATGGGTATGCCCATTGACTGGTTAGGCGGGGTGGCGCTCACGGCATCGGTTGCCGCCGATTATGGGCAACTCTTCACCAATTCGATTGGGACGTATGTGGGGCTGCGGAAGGCTGTCTGGACCCGGTAA